One region of Synechococcus elongatus PCC 11801 genomic DNA includes:
- the hemW gene encoding radical SAM family heme chaperone HemW — MTNLPIAAYLHIPFCRRRCFYCDFPISVVGDRLRGDQSGMIRQYVDALCQEIAATPVLGPALQTIFFGGGTPSLLSPNQLDRILQALDRRFGIAATAEISIEMDPASFDRSQAIATRQLGFNRVSIGAQAFQDGLLECCGRTHRRADIDRAVADVRAAGFENLSLDLISGLPGQTLADWQASLEAAIALDPTHLSAYDLVLEPETVFGKRYQPGDRPLPADEQAAAMYQLTHATLEAAGFEHYEISNYARSGFQCRHNRVYWQNDSFYGFGVGATSALRGQRFSRPRRRADYFAWLETPGAIAAACAPIPPDPADALAETLMLGLRLAEGLAWSSLEQQFGSEFLRSLQPVIQRYQQAGWLQWQGDRLSLTQPEGMLFSNQVLASLFERLDAIATV; from the coding sequence ATGACCAATTTGCCGATCGCAGCTTACCTGCACATTCCTTTTTGCCGCCGTCGCTGCTTTTACTGTGACTTCCCGATCAGTGTCGTGGGCGATCGCCTGCGGGGGGATCAGTCGGGCATGATCCGCCAGTATGTCGACGCACTCTGCCAAGAAATTGCTGCGACCCCCGTTCTCGGGCCAGCACTGCAAACGATCTTTTTTGGTGGTGGAACGCCGTCTCTGCTGAGCCCCAACCAGCTCGATCGCATTCTGCAGGCGCTCGATCGCCGTTTTGGGATTGCGGCAACGGCTGAAATTTCGATCGAAATGGATCCCGCGAGCTTTGATCGATCGCAAGCGATCGCGACGCGTCAGCTGGGCTTTAACCGCGTCAGCATTGGTGCTCAGGCGTTTCAAGACGGTCTACTCGAATGCTGTGGCCGCACCCATAGGCGGGCTGATATCGATCGCGCGGTGGCGGATGTCCGAGCAGCCGGTTTCGAGAATCTCAGCTTGGATTTGATCTCGGGTCTACCCGGCCAGACCTTGGCTGATTGGCAGGCTTCTCTGGAGGCTGCGATCGCCTTGGACCCGACTCACCTTTCGGCCTACGACCTCGTGCTGGAACCTGAAACAGTCTTTGGCAAGCGCTACCAGCCCGGCGATCGCCCCTTGCCAGCGGATGAACAAGCGGCAGCGATGTATCAGCTGACCCACGCCACGTTGGAGGCGGCGGGCTTTGAGCATTACGAAATTTCCAATTACGCGCGATCGGGATTTCAGTGTCGCCACAACCGCGTCTATTGGCAGAATGATTCCTTCTACGGGTTCGGTGTCGGCGCGACCAGCGCCCTGCGAGGTCAGCGCTTTAGCCGCCCCCGTCGCCGAGCAGATTACTTTGCTTGGCTTGAGACACCAGGGGCGATCGCGGCAGCCTGTGCACCGATTCCCCCCGATCCTGCCGATGCCTTGGCAGAGACGCTGATGTTGGGTCTACGGCTTGCGGAAGGGCTGGCTTGGTCTTCGCTAGAGCAGCAGTTTGGTTCAGAGTTTCTGCGATCGCTGCAACCGGTCATTCAGCGCTACCAACAAGCGGGTTGGCTGCAGTGGCAGGGCGATCGCCTTAGCCTGACCCAGCCGGAGGGCATGCTCTTTTCCAATCAAGTGCTGGCTAGTTTATTCGAGCGTTTAGATGCGATCGCGACTGTTTAG
- the panB gene encoding 3-methyl-2-oxobutanoate hydroxymethyltransferase, with protein MPITPRHLRQWKQQGRPIVALTAWDFAIASILDEAGIDLVLVGDSLAMVALGHPTTLPLSLEDMIHHVQAVQRGCRNALIVSDLPFLSYQTSPEDAILAAGQLLKVTEAQAVKLEGGYPRLLETVQRLVEVGIPVMGHVGLTPQSVRQLGYRQQGQTPEAQQQILEQSLALEAAGAFAIVLEHIPDPLAATITAKLSIPTIGIGAGPDCDGQILVTADLLGLTPTQPPFAPAYLNLRQAIGSAVQRYAREVRDRQFLQSQPAEQEPLA; from the coding sequence ATGCCGATCACGCCTCGTCACCTGCGTCAGTGGAAGCAACAGGGTCGCCCGATCGTGGCGTTGACTGCTTGGGATTTTGCGATCGCCAGCATTTTGGACGAGGCCGGCATTGATCTGGTCTTGGTGGGTGACTCGTTAGCGATGGTCGCCCTTGGGCATCCCACTACGCTGCCCCTGAGCTTGGAGGACATGATCCACCATGTGCAAGCAGTGCAACGCGGTTGCCGCAATGCGTTGATCGTCAGTGATTTACCCTTTCTGTCCTACCAAACCAGCCCAGAGGATGCAATTCTGGCAGCGGGTCAGCTGCTGAAGGTGACGGAAGCCCAAGCCGTCAAACTAGAGGGGGGCTATCCGCGCCTCCTAGAAACGGTGCAACGGCTGGTCGAGGTCGGTATTCCGGTGATGGGGCATGTGGGCCTAACCCCGCAATCCGTACGGCAGCTCGGCTACCGCCAGCAGGGCCAAACACCCGAAGCACAACAGCAGATTTTGGAACAATCTCTCGCGCTGGAGGCTGCTGGGGCTTTCGCGATCGTCTTGGAGCATATTCCTGACCCTCTAGCGGCCACGATCACGGCGAAACTCTCTATTCCAACGATCGGGATTGGAGCCGGCCCCGACTGTGATGGGCAAATTTTGGTGACGGCTGATTTGCTAGGCCTCACGCCCACCCAGCCGCCCTTTGCTCCGGCCTACCTCAACTTGCGCCAAGCGATCGGGTCTGCTGTCCAGCGCTATGCCCGTGAAGTCCGCGATCGCCAGTTTCTACAGTCTCAGCCAGCCGAGCAAGAGCCGCTGGCCTAA
- a CDS encoding phasin family protein, whose amino-acid sequence MSTVTDLLQKAVYLGIGLASYVPELAKSENLADLSDRVQKLVDDLVARGEMTTEEAKQAVEELVRQAQGSVGGPAGSPPPIPQPIQITVEEVEPEANTSAASTPADSAPPSNSTSAADDLESLRQQVSQLREELNRLNQNKE is encoded by the coding sequence ATGAGCACTGTTACTGATCTTCTCCAAAAAGCGGTCTACCTCGGCATTGGTTTGGCTTCCTATGTGCCTGAGCTTGCCAAGAGTGAAAATCTCGCTGACCTGAGCGATCGCGTTCAAAAACTGGTGGATGACTTAGTTGCCCGTGGTGAAATGACCACGGAAGAAGCTAAGCAGGCAGTAGAAGAATTAGTTCGTCAGGCTCAAGGTTCTGTCGGGGGGCCTGCGGGTTCTCCCCCACCCATTCCTCAGCCAATTCAAATCACTGTTGAAGAAGTTGAGCCAGAGGCGAATACGAGCGCAGCATCAACTCCTGCCGACAGTGCGCCGCCGAGCAATTCGACTTCTGCCGCGGATGATCTTGAAAGTCTGCGCCAGCAAGTGAGTCAACTGCGGGAAGAGTTGAATCGTCTCAATCAAAACAAAGAGTAG
- the thiD gene encoding bifunctional hydroxymethylpyrimidine kinase/phosphomethylpyrimidine kinase yields the protein MIPPIALTIAGSDSGGGAGIQADLRTFAFHRVHGTCAITCVTAQNTLGVTRVDAIAPEGVTAQLKAVLADLPPQALKTGMLLNAEIMEVVAQAIAPLTIPRIIDPVMVSRTGAVLIDQAAIAVLRDRLLPLATVLTPNRYEAQLLAGMEIQDATDLDRAAQIIQDCGPQAVLIKGGAATGDWHGVDWWWDGQQSQVLKTEAIATPHTHGSGCTLAAAIAANAALGLDPLAATQTAKTYVTEALRHSLAIGHGQGPLGHFYSLF from the coding sequence GTGATTCCTCCGATCGCGCTGACCATTGCGGGCTCAGATAGTGGCGGCGGGGCAGGTATTCAAGCAGATCTGCGGACTTTTGCCTTTCACAGAGTCCACGGGACTTGTGCCATTACCTGTGTAACTGCGCAGAATACGCTGGGCGTGACGCGCGTGGATGCGATCGCCCCAGAAGGGGTCACTGCACAGCTCAAAGCAGTGCTTGCTGATTTACCGCCTCAAGCTTTGAAAACCGGCATGTTGCTCAATGCCGAGATTATGGAAGTGGTCGCTCAAGCGATCGCTCCGCTCACAATTCCTCGAATTATCGATCCAGTGATGGTGTCGCGCACTGGAGCTGTGCTGATTGATCAGGCTGCGATCGCTGTCCTGCGCGATCGCCTCTTACCGCTGGCAACCGTCTTGACCCCCAATCGCTACGAAGCCCAACTGTTGGCAGGGATGGAAATTCAAGACGCTACTGATTTGGATCGAGCAGCGCAGATTATTCAGGATTGCGGGCCGCAGGCGGTGCTGATCAAAGGCGGCGCCGCGACCGGTGACTGGCACGGTGTTGATTGGTGGTGGGATGGACAGCAATCCCAAGTCTTGAAGACAGAAGCGATCGCGACACCCCACACCCACGGCAGTGGTTGCACCCTAGCTGCCGCGATTGCAGCCAACGCTGCGCTAGGGCTTGATCCGCTGGCAGCGACGCAAACAGCCAAAACCTACGTCACCGAAGCACTCCGCCACAGCCTCGCGATCGGCCACGGCCAAGGTCCACTTGGGCACTTCTACTCTTTGTTTTGA
- the ftsZ gene encoding cell division protein FtsZ: MTDPMPINNSYGFNRDGSLSGFDALGQPEELIIPSSVARIKVIGVGGGGSNGVNRMISSDVSGVEFWALNTDAQALLHSAAPKRMQLGQKLTRGLGAGGNPAIGMKAAEESREDLIAALEGADLVFITAGMGGGTGTGAAPIVAEVAKEVGALTVGIVTKPFTFEGRRRMKQAEEGTAALQNSVDTLITIPNDRLLHAISEQTPIQEAFRVADDILRQGVQGISDIITIPGLVNVDFADVRAVMADAGSALMGIGSGSGKSRAREAAHAAISSPLLESSIEGARGVVFNITGGRDMTLHEVNAAADAIYEVVDPEANIIFGAVIDDRLEGELRITVIATGFSTDRPNLNTTSTITAQSSSPSPAAPSSVNPPVSGGLDIPAFLQRKIQNRPQ; this comes from the coding sequence ATGACCGACCCTATGCCGATCAACAACTCCTATGGCTTCAACCGTGATGGATCTCTGTCGGGGTTTGACGCGCTAGGGCAGCCAGAAGAATTGATTATCCCCAGCAGCGTTGCTCGCATCAAAGTGATTGGTGTTGGTGGCGGTGGCAGTAATGGGGTCAACCGCATGATCAGCAGCGATGTCAGCGGGGTTGAATTTTGGGCCCTCAACACCGATGCTCAAGCCCTGCTCCATTCCGCAGCCCCCAAGCGCATGCAGTTGGGACAGAAGCTTACGCGAGGGCTAGGGGCCGGGGGGAATCCTGCGATCGGCATGAAGGCAGCCGAAGAGTCGCGGGAAGACCTGATCGCTGCTCTTGAAGGTGCTGATCTGGTCTTTATTACTGCAGGCATGGGCGGCGGCACTGGTACCGGTGCGGCACCAATTGTCGCTGAGGTCGCTAAAGAAGTGGGGGCGCTGACAGTCGGTATTGTCACCAAGCCCTTTACGTTTGAAGGGCGTCGCCGCATGAAGCAAGCGGAGGAAGGCACGGCTGCGCTCCAGAACTCCGTTGATACCTTGATCACCATTCCCAATGATCGCCTGCTCCATGCCATCTCGGAGCAAACGCCGATTCAAGAAGCTTTCCGCGTTGCCGACGACATTCTCCGGCAGGGTGTCCAAGGGATTTCTGACATCATTACAATTCCGGGCTTGGTCAACGTTGATTTTGCCGACGTCCGCGCGGTGATGGCCGATGCCGGTTCAGCCCTGATGGGCATCGGCAGTGGTTCGGGTAAGTCACGTGCACGGGAAGCCGCGCACGCTGCGATTAGCTCACCGCTGCTCGAGTCCTCGATCGAAGGGGCACGGGGTGTTGTCTTCAACATCACGGGTGGCCGGGACATGACCTTGCATGAGGTCAACGCGGCGGCTGATGCCATTTACGAAGTGGTTGATCCGGAGGCAAACATCATCTTTGGTGCGGTGATCGACGATCGCCTCGAAGGAGAGCTGCGGATCACCGTCATTGCCACGGGCTTCAGCACCGATCGCCCCAACCTCAACACCACTTCGACCATCACCGCTCAATCTTCTAGCCCCTCGCCTGCTGCTCCCAGCTCAGTCAACCCACCGGTGAGTGGTGGCCTCGACATACCGGCCTTCTTGCAGCGGAAAATTCAAAACCGGCCCCAGTGA
- a CDS encoding cell division protein FtsQ/DivIB, with protein MADQSEVTSTASLAARRRQKRWERRRQRLQRFWRFLGVSAIAAGLVWVLARPLWIIQDPQRIQIQGQQTLNRDRLFATLDLKFPLNLLQLQPQRLEQRLLEAAPLQQVQIQRRLLPASLLITVQEIMATAQASRVVVEPNQPPQERWGILDRQGVWHPLSAYERLGANLPQTTLKVRGYREPYQRLWPALYTLLSSSPVQIRGLDWRDPTNLILETELGLVYCGPYDPALLPQQIATLDRLRQLPEKTNLDAIAYIDLRQPATPRVQMKPTPPRRSPQTVAQ; from the coding sequence ATGGCTGACCAGTCCGAAGTTACCTCTACGGCCTCGTTAGCCGCCCGCCGTCGCCAGAAGCGCTGGGAACGGCGGCGACAGCGACTGCAGCGGTTTTGGCGCTTCCTCGGTGTGAGTGCAATCGCAGCTGGTTTAGTTTGGGTCCTTGCTCGTCCGCTGTGGATCATCCAAGACCCGCAGCGCATTCAAATCCAAGGCCAGCAAACCCTCAACCGCGATCGCCTCTTTGCCACGCTAGACCTAAAATTTCCCCTCAATCTGCTCCAGCTCCAACCGCAGCGCTTAGAGCAGCGACTCCTCGAAGCAGCCCCCCTCCAACAGGTACAGATCCAGCGCCGTCTCCTGCCAGCCAGTCTGCTAATCACGGTCCAAGAAATTATGGCAACGGCTCAAGCCTCGCGGGTCGTAGTGGAACCGAATCAACCTCCGCAGGAACGCTGGGGCATTCTCGATCGACAAGGCGTTTGGCATCCCCTCTCCGCCTATGAGCGACTCGGCGCCAACTTGCCTCAGACGACGCTGAAGGTACGCGGCTACCGCGAGCCCTATCAACGCCTGTGGCCAGCGCTCTATACCCTTTTGAGCAGTAGTCCCGTCCAGATTCGAGGATTGGACTGGCGCGACCCCACCAATCTGATTTTGGAAACAGAGCTCGGTCTGGTTTATTGCGGTCCCTATGACCCCGCGCTGTTACCCCAGCAAATTGCCACCCTCGATCGCCTACGGCAGCTGCCAGAGAAAACGAATCTGGATGCGATCGCCTATATCGACCTGCGACAACCCGCAACCCCTCGGGTGCAGATGAAACCTACTCCACCACGGCGATCGCCTCAAACTGTTGCACAGTAG
- a CDS encoding D-alanine--D-alanine ligase family protein has translation MAAKKVGLLFGGRSGEHEVSIRSAAAIASALADPTNRDRYQVLPFYIDKEGGWHSGATAAQVLASQQPLVVEAPRDRWQFPANCREIEVWFPILHGPNGEDGTIQGLLTLMQRPFVGSGVLGSALGMDKIAMKQAFAQAGLPQVAYVAVNRSQVFSDPCRYTSLLDQIETELGYPCFVKPANLGSSVGIAKVRDRAELEAALDQAAALDRRLIVEAAIANPREVECAVLGNDYPQASILGEITYDSDFYDYETKYTDGKAQLLIPAQLSADLQQKLQELAIAAFQAVDASGLSRLDFFLDSQGQIFLNEINTLPGFTALSMYPQLWAASGVAFPELVHRLLELAVER, from the coding sequence GTGGCAGCAAAAAAGGTTGGGTTACTGTTTGGCGGGCGATCGGGCGAACATGAGGTGTCGATCCGCTCGGCAGCGGCGATCGCCTCTGCTTTGGCTGATCCAACCAATCGCGATCGCTACCAAGTCCTGCCCTTCTACATCGATAAGGAAGGTGGCTGGCACAGCGGCGCAACCGCAGCCCAAGTCCTTGCCAGTCAGCAACCGCTAGTGGTCGAAGCACCCCGCGATCGCTGGCAATTCCCGGCGAACTGTCGCGAAATCGAAGTCTGGTTCCCGATCCTGCACGGCCCCAACGGCGAAGACGGCACGATTCAGGGTTTACTGACGCTGATGCAGCGTCCCTTTGTTGGTTCCGGTGTGCTGGGATCAGCCTTGGGCATGGACAAAATCGCCATGAAACAGGCTTTTGCTCAAGCGGGTCTGCCGCAAGTGGCCTACGTTGCCGTCAATCGCAGCCAAGTTTTTTCAGATCCCTGCCGCTATACCAGTTTGCTGGATCAGATTGAAACGGAGTTGGGCTATCCCTGTTTCGTGAAGCCCGCCAATCTAGGGTCGTCAGTGGGGATCGCTAAAGTCCGCGATCGCGCTGAACTAGAAGCTGCCCTTGACCAAGCGGCTGCGCTTGATCGCCGCCTAATTGTTGAAGCCGCGATCGCCAATCCCCGCGAGGTCGAATGCGCCGTGCTGGGCAACGACTATCCTCAAGCCTCGATTCTGGGCGAAATCACCTACGACAGCGACTTCTACGACTACGAAACCAAGTACACCGACGGCAAAGCCCAACTGTTGATCCCCGCTCAACTCTCGGCGGACTTGCAGCAAAAACTTCAAGAACTCGCGATCGCAGCCTTCCAAGCGGTAGATGCTTCGGGCCTCAGTCGTCTGGACTTTTTCTTGGATAGCCAAGGCCAGATTTTCCTGAACGAGATCAACACTCTGCCCGGTTTCACGGCCTTGAGTATGTACCCACAACTCTGGGCAGCCAGTGGCGTTGCCTTCCCCGAGCTGGTGCATCGGCTGCTGGAACTTGCGGTGGAGCGCTAG
- the miaB gene encoding tRNA (N6-isopentenyl adenosine(37)-C2)-methylthiotransferase MiaB: MSTPRRYHITTFGCQMNKADSERMAGILEDLGYVWSEEANDADLVLYNTCTIRDNAEQKVYSYLGRQAERKRQQPDLTLIVAGCVAQQEGESLLRRVPELDLVMGPQHANRLADLLTQVEAGSQVVATEEVEIAEDITQPRRDSTITAWVNVIYGCNERCTYCVVPNVRGREQSREPAAIRAEIEQLAAQGYREITLLGQNIDAYGRDLPGSTPEGRHLHTLTDLLYYVHDVPGIERIRFATSHPRYFTERLIRACAELPKVCEYFHIPFQSGDNDVLKAMARGYTVERYLRIVEQIREIIPDAAISADAIVAFPGETEEQFENTLKLVEQVGFDLVNTAAYSPRPGTPAANAPDQLSEEVKQDRLQRLNHLVAQMAADRSQRYLGRTEEVLIEATNPRNPQQVMGRTRTNRLVFCDGTIAQLEGQLVPVRITETRAFSLTGQILSPVAAGC, translated from the coding sequence ATGTCCACGCCTCGGCGCTACCACATCACCACCTTCGGCTGCCAAATGAACAAGGCCGACTCGGAGCGGATGGCTGGCATCCTCGAGGATTTGGGCTATGTCTGGAGCGAGGAAGCCAACGACGCGGATCTGGTGCTCTACAACACCTGCACGATTCGCGACAATGCCGAGCAAAAGGTCTACTCCTACTTGGGTCGACAGGCCGAACGCAAACGCCAGCAACCGGATCTGACGTTGATTGTGGCGGGCTGTGTGGCGCAGCAAGAAGGCGAATCGCTACTGCGGCGGGTGCCAGAGCTGGACTTGGTGATGGGGCCGCAACATGCCAATCGCCTCGCCGATTTGCTGACCCAGGTGGAAGCAGGCAGTCAAGTGGTTGCGACTGAAGAAGTCGAAATCGCCGAAGACATCACCCAACCTCGCCGCGATAGCACTATCACCGCTTGGGTCAATGTCATTTACGGCTGCAACGAGCGCTGCACCTACTGCGTGGTTCCCAATGTTCGCGGTCGCGAGCAATCGCGGGAACCGGCGGCGATCCGGGCTGAGATCGAACAGTTGGCAGCCCAGGGCTACCGTGAAATTACGCTGCTGGGACAAAACATCGATGCCTACGGTCGCGATCTGCCGGGTAGCACCCCTGAAGGTCGCCACCTGCACACTCTGACGGACTTGCTCTACTACGTCCACGATGTGCCGGGGATTGAGCGAATCCGCTTTGCTACTAGTCACCCCCGCTATTTCACTGAGCGACTGATCCGCGCCTGTGCCGAGTTGCCCAAGGTCTGCGAATACTTCCACATTCCCTTCCAGTCCGGTGACAACGATGTCCTGAAAGCGATGGCGCGCGGTTATACCGTCGAGCGCTATCTGCGAATTGTTGAACAGATCCGCGAGATCATCCCCGATGCCGCAATTAGTGCGGATGCGATCGTGGCTTTCCCAGGTGAAACCGAAGAACAATTTGAGAACACACTGAAACTGGTTGAACAGGTCGGATTTGATCTGGTCAACACCGCTGCCTATTCACCCCGTCCGGGCACGCCAGCCGCCAACGCACCGGATCAACTGTCGGAAGAGGTCAAGCAAGATCGCCTGCAGCGGCTCAATCACTTGGTGGCGCAAATGGCTGCCGATCGCTCGCAGCGCTATTTGGGTCGCACTGAAGAAGTGCTGATCGAAGCGACCAATCCGCGCAATCCTCAGCAGGTGATGGGTCGGACGCGCACCAATCGCCTCGTCTTCTGCGATGGCACGATCGCCCAACTAGAAGGGCAACTGGTGCCAGTACGGATCACAGAAACGCGTGCCTTCAGCCTGACGGGACAGATCCTCAGCCCCGTGGCGGCTGGGTGTTAA